From Aegilops tauschii subsp. strangulata cultivar AL8/78 chromosome 5, Aet v6.0, whole genome shotgun sequence:
CTCCGGCCgcaccgccgcctcgcctccgcctccgcctcttACTCTTCCACTTCCGCATGACAACCTCCTCCTGGAGATCCTCCTGCGGCTACCGCCTGAGCCAATCTACCTCCTCCGCGCCTCCCTCGTCTCCAAGCACTGGCGCCGCCTCGTCCACGACGCCAGGTTCCTCCGCCGCTTCCGCGCGTTCCACGGGGCGCCTCCTGTGCTCGGCTTCCTCAACAACCAGCCGGGGCCTCCCCTCTTCGTCCCCACCTCCGACGCCTTCGCTGCAGTCCCCTCCTCCATGATGTCCCACGACTCTTGGTGGGCCTTGGACTGCCGCCACGGCCGCGCCCTCCTCCAACACAGGAACTCCGGGAATCTCCTGGTCTGGCACCTCATGTCTGGCGAGCAGCGCTGCTTgccgcggccgccgccggcgctcgATGGCTACGATTGCGGACCCGGCTTCAACGCCGCGGTCCTCCGCGCGGCCGGCAACGAGGACCGCCTCGACTGCCGCTCCTGCCCGTTCCTCGTGGCCGTAGCGCTCACCCACGGCGGCCATGCTGACCTGACCTCCGCCTGCGTCTACTCGTCTAAGACCGGCGTCTGGGGAGACGTCATCTCCGTCGCCACGCTAGAGGAAGTTGAGGCCCGGCCGACGACTCTGGTCGGAAACACGCTCTACTGGCCAATGACCGCCGGTTGCATCCTTGAATTTGATGTGGACAAATATAGCTTGGATACAAGTGAGGTGCCAAACGATATGTTTTGCTACTATGAGGGCCTGATTGTCCTCATGCCGGCGGAGCATGGAGGCCTTGGCTTTGCAGCAGTTGACGGTCTCAGTCTCCATCTCTTCTCAAGGGTGGCTACCACTGACGGCACTCTAGTCTGGACGCTTTGCCGGGCCATTGATCTGAACAAGTTTCTTACGCCGGATGTGGTGGTGAGCTGTAAGACGTTTTCAATGGAGGCAATTGGCGTCGCTGAAGGTGCTGATGTGGTTTTCATTTATGCGTGTAAATGCGCCTACATGCTTCATCTCAAGTCTATGCAGTTTGATGAGGTGTCCGTTAAAGGAACCTATGCCAGCATTTTTCCATACACCAGTTTCTATACCCCGGTACTACCATGTCTTTTATCCTCTAGGAATGATAAAGTGTAGTTGCATGAGTAGATGTCATGTGAACATTATATTCACATATAGGCTGCATAATTTACTTTGCCTGCTGAATGAAGACTCATCTTATGCTCTTTTGGATGTTGCAAAGTTCAGGTCTGAAACATTGAACCATGTTGCCTGAAGGAATAGAATGAACATTGCAAATTGTATATGTCTCCTACATCCGGTCAAATTTTGTATCCGGTCAAGTATATGTCTCCTACACGTTTTAAAGTGTACGGGCCATAGTTCATTGCAGACGATAAGTCTCATTAACTGACTTCCTATCCGGATATGAACATTCATACCGTGCACTCAAGTTCTTGTATCACACATCCTGCTGGATGCTTCTAATTCCCAAACAGTGTGCTCATTTATGCTATTTTTGCAATATCTTGTTTGCCAATTTGCAACCAAGTAATTCTTGTGTGCTAGGAAATAACCACCATACAAGTGAAACATATAGGTGTGTTCTGTTGTTCTTCTTTACCGGTGTTTCAGATATCTATATCATCGTCCAGACCTAGATTACACCATGTGCTTGTATCACAAGTAATTGTGAAGGAATGGGCCTGCATTCAATGGTTATAAACAGGGATTTacaaacaaaaacaaaagaggAATTTTGTAGTCACTTTTTCATGTAGCGTAAAAAATGTATTTACTGAGAGCAATGGAGCTTGTATTTACCGAGAGCAATGGAGCTTGGATATATCCTAGCGGTGTCAAATAATATTGTGACACTCAAAATTACCAAATTAGGTAGACAATGCAAAATTTTACTTACTTCCAATTTTAAGCTACCTGATTCTCATGTGGGATTTGGGGTGATCTGTGCTTCTTATTTCTCCGGTTTGTTCTGGGGAGTTGGAGAAATACATCCTTTCTGTCATTCGACTATTTGACGACTCTCTTCTGCACATAAAACTTGTTCAAATATATGCCCTATTTTTATACTTTATTTATCACATTTGCCATTGGCCTCTAGTCTCTTCTTTCGAAATACAGTCAGCATTGGTGGTGTAGAGGGCCAAGCTCAACTGATGAATAATAGATGAAATTGTGGTGCCATCGCTTCTGCCAGTAAGTTTTTTTGGTTGAAGAGATGGTGTAAAATTACCTTCTGTTATGTCGTCTATTGTTTGGCTTGAGTTACATGATACTTTTTGTAATGCATTGTTTCTGAAACAATGGGTTGATTGTCCATGCTGTAGTAAAgaagcttgcagtgcttctatgCAAAAGACAGTTTGAACCTTGAAAAATACAAACACTTAGCTTTAGTTTCTCTTTACAGTTTTGTGTTCCTGGAAACGTTCATCTCTTGAAATGATGATTCTTCAATGAAGAGAAGCTGCTGAGAATTAGTTCAATCTGTTATGTTATTTATTATGTTGGCTTTTCAATGTGGTATCAGGAAATAGATGATCACTGCTCTGATCATCACCACTGTGGCATGACACTCCATTGTCATGTGATTGGTTTCTGTATCAATTGGTTTCTTTTAAATCTTTCATGCTCTTGTGATCCCTTGACCGAAAATCTAGATTATCCTTAGTGTATGCCATTTTTGCATTCCcagatgtactccctccgttcctaaatataagtcattttagagattccaataaggGACTACATACGGATTATTGGGACATGGTGCCACACGAGGATGTAATCTGGGCAGTCCATGCATGCTACGTGATTAACACTTTATATAGAG
This genomic window contains:
- the LOC109750276 gene encoding uncharacterized protein, whose protein sequence is MDDLSGRTAASPPPPPLTLPLPHDNLLLEILLRLPPEPIYLLRASLVSKHWRRLVHDARFLRRFRAFHGAPPVLGFLNNQPGPPLFVPTSDAFAAVPSSMMSHDSWWALDCRHGRALLQHRNSGNLLVWHLMSGEQRCLPRPPPALDGYDCGPGFNAAVLRAAGNEDRLDCRSCPFLVAVALTHGGHADLTSACVYSSKTGVWGDVISVATLEEVEARPTTLVGNTLYWPMTAGCILEFDVDKYSLDTSEVPNDMFCYYEGLIVLMPAEHGGLGFAAVDGLSLHLFSRVATTDGTLVWTLCRAIDLNKFLTPDVVVSCKTFSMEAIGVAEGADVVFIYACKCAYMLHLKSMQFDEVSVKGTYASIFPYTSFYTPVLPCLLSSRNDKV